Part of the Myxocyprinus asiaticus isolate MX2 ecotype Aquarium Trade chromosome 17, UBuf_Myxa_2, whole genome shotgun sequence genome, GGAAGGGAGCGGAGAGACCAACACGAGCGGAGTGTAAACATGGCGTTTGGAGATGCTTGGAAACAATTATCGTGGTTTTATTACCAATATCTGCTCGTAACAGCGCTTTATATGTTGGAACCGTGGGAGAGAACTGTCTTCAGTATCCTTTTGCGATAAAATATAGAGGTTTTGTTTTAGACGCAATATTTGAGATGTTTTCT contains:
- the sptssa gene encoding serine palmitoyltransferase small subunit A gives rise to the protein MAFGDAWKQLSWFYYQYLLVTALYMLEPWERTVFNSLLITVAAMAVYTGYVFMPQHIMAILHYFEVVQ